The following coding sequences lie in one Candidatus Nitrospira allomarina genomic window:
- the folP gene encoding dihydropteroate synthase, whose amino-acid sequence MGILNMTPDSFSEDGHFLNAEAALERAQQMIAEGADLIDIGGESTRPGALYVDKNEEINRIAPILTALRKLTNIPISIDTRKAAVARTALDLGADIINDVSALQDDPRMAQLIQETGAGLVLMHRQGHSINMQHAPQYKDVVVEIKDFLSERVSMARSMGIPADHIMIDPGIGFGKTLDHNLKILSNIGEFLPLGHPILIGVSRKAFIGTLTGKPVGKREFGNAVAVAAAVWQGVHIVRVHEVGAMHDAIKVAQALQNLCDK is encoded by the coding sequence ATGGGTATCTTGAACATGACTCCGGATTCTTTTTCTGAGGATGGACATTTCCTCAACGCTGAGGCAGCCCTTGAACGAGCACAACAGATGATTGCCGAGGGAGCGGACTTAATTGATATCGGGGGAGAATCGACGAGGCCTGGAGCGTTATATGTGGATAAGAACGAGGAAATAAATCGAATTGCTCCCATTCTGACCGCGTTGAGAAAACTCACCAATATCCCCATTTCTATTGATACACGCAAAGCTGCTGTGGCTCGAACCGCATTGGATCTAGGCGCCGATATCATCAATGATGTGAGCGCTCTTCAAGATGATCCTCGAATGGCTCAATTAATTCAAGAAACCGGAGCAGGGTTGGTCCTCATGCACCGCCAGGGGCATAGTATAAATATGCAGCATGCCCCACAATATAAAGATGTCGTAGTTGAAATTAAAGACTTTTTATCTGAACGGGTCTCCATGGCTCGATCGATGGGGATTCCGGCAGATCATATTATGATTGATCCGGGAATCGGGTTTGGGAAAACCCTTGATCATAATTTGAAAATTCTTAGTAACATTGGGGAATTCCTTCCATTGGGACACCCTATTTTAATTGGGGTGTCACGGAAAGCCTTTATAGGGACATTAACGGGAAAACCGGTTGGGAAACGGGAATTCGGGAATGCTGTTGCGGTGGCCGCTGCTGTCTGGCAGGGAGTTCATATTGTACGAGTTCATGAGGTGGGAGCCATGCACGATGCTATTAAGGTGGCTCAAGCTTTACAAAATTTGTGCGACAAGTAA
- the glmM gene encoding phosphoglucosamine mutase, whose product MGKLFGTDGVRGVANLDPMTSEMAMKLGRAAAHVFRKRDGRHKIIIGKDTRVSGYMLESALTAGLCSMGVDVLLVGPLPTPAIAFMTRSLRADAGVMISASHNPYQDNGIKFFSNDGMKLPDELEHRIENLILSNEIEHIRPTADAIGKAYRIDDAEGRYIEFVKRSLPREMDFQNMRIVLDCAHGAAYHVFPKVIHELGAKVWVMGNEPDGLNINDGCGAVHPERLQQMVRDRKADLGIALDGDADRALFVCEKGQVVDGDHALAAFALDLKRLGRLRHNTVVGTVMSNFGFEVCMREAGINLVRTAVGDRYILERMVAEDFNLGGEQSGHMIFLDYHTSGDGMISGLQMLKLMKRAQKPLSEIAMCMHSTPQVLVGVTVPRKPDLQSLPQLQQAIQDKERALNGTGRILVRYSGTEPLLRVMVEGQDNQVIQEIADDLITVVKSCIQ is encoded by the coding sequence ATGGGGAAACTATTCGGTACGGATGGGGTGCGTGGGGTCGCGAACCTGGATCCGATGACTAGCGAAATGGCCATGAAATTAGGACGGGCGGCAGCCCATGTTTTTCGTAAACGTGATGGACGACATAAAATCATCATTGGCAAAGATACTCGTGTGTCCGGGTATATGCTGGAGTCTGCCTTAACTGCCGGACTGTGCTCTATGGGTGTGGATGTCTTATTGGTCGGCCCCTTACCCACCCCGGCAATTGCGTTCATGACCCGTAGCTTGAGAGCCGATGCCGGGGTGATGATTTCTGCTTCCCACAACCCCTATCAGGATAATGGCATAAAGTTTTTTTCGAATGACGGGATGAAATTGCCGGATGAACTGGAACACCGTATTGAGAATCTTATTCTTTCCAATGAAATTGAGCATATTCGACCGACCGCTGACGCCATCGGAAAAGCCTATCGCATTGATGATGCTGAAGGACGATATATTGAGTTCGTCAAGCGTTCGCTTCCCCGTGAAATGGATTTTCAAAATATGCGAATTGTCTTGGATTGTGCCCATGGAGCAGCGTATCACGTTTTCCCAAAGGTCATTCATGAACTAGGCGCGAAAGTCTGGGTGATGGGCAATGAACCTGACGGTCTCAATATAAATGACGGGTGTGGTGCGGTGCACCCGGAACGGTTACAGCAGATGGTTCGAGACCGGAAGGCCGACCTCGGTATTGCCCTTGACGGAGACGCGGATCGGGCTTTGTTTGTCTGTGAGAAGGGACAGGTGGTGGATGGAGATCATGCCTTGGCGGCTTTTGCTCTTGACCTTAAACGGCTAGGCCGATTACGACACAATACCGTGGTCGGAACCGTGATGAGTAATTTTGGGTTTGAGGTCTGTATGCGAGAGGCTGGTATCAATTTGGTACGAACGGCTGTTGGGGACCGATATATCTTAGAGCGAATGGTGGCTGAAGATTTTAATCTGGGTGGAGAGCAATCCGGCCATATGATATTTTTGGATTATCATACGAGTGGTGATGGAATGATCTCCGGCTTGCAAATGCTGAAGCTGATGAAGCGAGCTCAAAAACCATTGTCGGAAATTGCCATGTGTATGCATTCTACCCCTCAAGTATTGGTAGGGGTCACCGTTCCCCGCAAGCCTGATCTGCAGAGCCTTCCACAGTTACAGCAGGCTATTCAAGACAAAGAGCGGGCGCTGAATGGAACCGGGCGGATTCTTGTACGCTATTCCGGTACGGAACCATTGCTGCGAGTGATGGTTGAAGGTCAAGATAACCAGGTCATACAGGAGATTGCAGATGATTTAATCACAGTGGTGAAGTCCTGCATTCAGTAA